A window of Candidatus Falkowbacteria bacterium genomic DNA:
ACCCCCTGAGTGTCTCGATCAACTACAGGCTCAATCTCTACGCTATTATCCGAAACAATAGCCTTTGTGGCGTTCTCCAGCGATTGCTGAATAAAGCCCCTGTTAGTAGCGTTTGGTAAGTCTGATTGCCAAGAATAAAATACAACTTTTTTCATAGAATAATCAAAAGACTGATCTCGGATCAGCCTTTCTAATTGTTGTTTTATTAAGCGTCCGGGTCACCCGATAAAACAAACTAAGTGCGGGGCTTACGGGACGATTTTAGGACTATGGACTGGGTCAGCGTCCTAGATGAGCTTGGTTATAACTCCAACCAAAAAATAGAAACTTTCCTAAAAAGCCACGAGGCAATCAAGGTTTAATTTAATGTTAAAATTAGGGGGTTTTTGCAATTTTTGGATTTTAGGGGTATACTATAAGTAATCCGTTTATCGGAGGGGGATGTCCCGTTTGGGCATCGTAGTAATCCAGCGCAAGCTGGATTTTCTATTTATCTGATAAGTTTTCTTCCATAACCATTTATAGATTTACCAGTAGGGTGGCGATAATTTTTTTGTATTTTTTTAACAATCTCTTTGCAAAAATTTTCGGTTAATGTTGGTATTTCATTATAGCTTTGTAGAATATCTAATTTAGTCGCAAGGGACAATAAATCGGCGAATTCAAGCCCAACGAACATTTTGCTCTTGGGTTTTATTTTTATCTCTTTTGATGTCAAGAAGTTTTGAACGTAGGAGTTTTTACAAAAATAAGTTCCATTTTCATAAAAACGTTGATATTCAGTCTTAAGAGCGCAATCTTCTTTTTTGCCGCGAGCTTCAGCCACAACATCTCCTCTCCCGCCTTTTTCTTCTAAACAAAAAACATAGCGTTCTATAAGAACATTCATACAGTAATGATAAGGATGAAATGCTGATTTTTGATACCTTTCGTGATGAGATTTTTTATCTAAAACTACTGCGCATAAAGTAAAATCCATATTATCTAATAAATCAAACAATATATCATTAAACTTCTTTTCTACTTCTGGGTCATTTAGTTTCGCAAAATCTCCAGTTTTATTTATAATTTCTTCTCTATGAAGTATAGGCAATTCATCAATATCATTCGCTACTAATCTTTTCATCTCTAAAAGTTTTGGTTGTAATACTTCTATATTTTCTTTTTCACTAATAATAATACCAGTCAATCCAAGATAGCGGTTTTTAATATCATCGATAGTTGAATAATCGTGTGTGCCCGATTCGTCAATATATAATCTAAACTTTTTTTCATCCATAATTTTAGTGCCCCCGAGAGGACTTGAACCTCTAAAAACCCGATAGAAGCGGGATAGTTTATCCAATTAGCTTACGGGGACAAAGACAAATAACCGTCATAGTAGGCGGTTTTATTATTGTCTTCTTTTTTGTGTCCTTATAAGCATTTTGGTTTGAGGGTTGAAAAACTATGTATACTATTGTATACCATAAGAAAGGATATGACCAAACCCGAAGAAACACAAGAGAGCCAATTTTTTATTAAAGACGCTTATTTTTTCAGTCTTTGGGTTTATGCTACTCGGGATTTCTGGCCTCAGCGATATTTTGGGTTTAGGGACTTATGTCTATGTAGTATGTGGCACTATTCTGAAACTTATGAGTTTTTGAAAAAAGCTTTTTCTAAGGCGGGCGTTAAAATGGGCTCTATAGGCCGTTATTCAGATGTGCCTGATGAAGATTTACATTTTCCGCCAAGCGATGAGAGATTAAAGGATTATACACTTGAAGAAAAACAGGCAATCCTTGAAGCGTGTGGTTCGTTTGTTCACGACGGCGACATTACAATAGAACAGCTTGATTTACTCAAACCATTTTTCCCTAGCGTTTTGCCTCAGCTTTATTTTCAGCCCGATTTATCAGAAAAGGATATTAGTAAGCTGAGAGCGTTTTTAGATGAATATATTGACCGTTTCTTAAATGGGGAGCTTATTATTTATGATAAAAATTGCTTGACCTTTGAAAGACAAAAAGCCGACTTTATTCAAGAGGTAAAATTCGGACAATTTTTAGAAAAATACGGAAATAATTTTGTTATACGAGATTTTTCTTTTAAGGACAGTGATGGCGATGCTAAATACGGCACACTGTTTGTCCATACTTTATACGCACTTGAAAAACTTGGGTTTATTAAAGTTAGACGGTTATGGCAAGACAAAGAGATTACTGACACCGAAAGTAAAGCGTATGCTAGTATTATGGTTCTTGAGCCATTGTTAGAGGAAATGACAAGCAATTATAAAAAAGAAAATCCTGAAAACATTTTTGAGAAATACGAAGAAAGCCAAAACATTCTTCTATTCGCAGGCAAAGAAATTGAACTATCTAGAAAGAAAAAGCAGACCGACCCAGTTTTGCTTATCAAGACACTCTTGCAAGAACCTGAGCGTTATTGGCACGAAGATGAAATAACAGAAGATTGGGGCTACAATGAAGAAGATGAAGTTAAAAAAAATAAAGTTTATTATGCGGCCAGAAAACTTAATGATTTGGTTCAGCTAAAGACAGGGATTAACGATTTTATAGACCATAATACTGATAAGTTTAGGATTAACCCAAAATATCTAAAAAGTTGATAAACTTTTCATCAACTTGTCGTCAACATTTATCAACCGTCCATTTGTTAATCTGAGAGTATAATGCTCTCAGATTTTTTATGTCCGAAAAATGTCAGAAAAAACAAAATAACAACGACGACCATATTTTAATGGAAGCGTTTGATTTATCAGAAGAAGAAGTTTTAGAAGCAAAGTATAATTTGCTTGGTTTTTTTGGCACTCTGCAAAAGATAAAATGGCGACTAGAAAAGGAGGGTAAGTTATGATTGATAGTATTACTATTATTTTACAAGACGACCAATATAAGTTAGAAGAAAAAAATAAGCTGTATGGAAAAAAAGAGATTGGTGGTAAGGGCTATGGAGTTAGCTCTCAAAATTGCGGAGAGTATTTGAAGCTTCAACATAAAAAAAGGCGATACTTTCCGTCTATAACACTATCAAATAAAAAGGCAGGGCTAGGAGAAATTAAAGAAAGCTTAGAAATACAAATTTCTTTACCCAAGGCAATTTATGGCACGAATTTAGCAGAAATTGACGACGCACAACTTGATAAAATTTATAGATTATTAAAGGGCTATTTAGAAGAGGTTGGCATAACAACGACAATAGATGAAATTAAAAAGGCAATAATTAGACGGGCTGATTTTTCAAAGGTTATAGCATTGCCAAGCTACCTAGGCCAAGCTAATCAAGTTATTCATATTCTTTCAAGATTTAACTATAAACAACAATCTGATTTTACCCTTAAAGAATTTTATGACGGATGCGAGGGTATAGCTATGAAATTCTGGAATAACACACAGGGATATTGTATTTATGACAAATTCAGCGAAATTATAAACAATGGATACACTGAAAATGAGAAAAAAATTATTGCATCAGTAAAACAAAATCAAACTCTAAGATGTGCTATAAAATTTGAACTTTCCCTACAAAGGAAAACAAGCTTGGAGGCAGTTGTTTGGAGACGACTAAAAAATGGAAAAAAGAAAGATTTTACCCTAGAAGAGATATTAAACAAAGACCTAGCCAAAGGCATTTTATTAGACAGCTTTAATAAAGTTTTTGATGACGTTTCAACAGGACTTGTTTCCTTATCAGAAATGGGAGAAAACGAACTTTTAACATATCTAGACCGCTCAAAAATAACTCAGTGTCAGCAAGACAAGCTGTTTCGCTGGGTGCGTATGGCTACTATATTTGGTGTAAAAGGAACTTGGGAGAAAATAAAGACAAACTATAACGGAGGGAGCGTTAATCGGTTAAAAAAAGAGGTGTCTTTAATACTTACTGAGCTGGGAGAGATTGATAGTAAACTACCAAATTTAATAGCTTTTTTAAGGGAACAGCACGAAAAATTTGAAATTATAAAAACTGACTAAAAATCTACTTGTCAACCATTGTTAAATGAGGTAAAATGTAATTAAGCACGTTTCCGTGCTCAACAACCAAGCATTACCCCAATGGACAAGCTAAATTTGGTTGGGCTAAAAACATATAAAAATATGACCGAAAAAAAAGAGTTTTATCTAGTTGAAGAGCTCGCCAAGAAAATAAGAGTTTCTAATATGACAATTTACCGATACATTAAGGCGGGTAAAATTTTAGCATATAAAATCGGCAAAGAATTCAGAATAGACGAAAATGAATTTACTAATTTTCTTAAAAAAGTAAGCACCAAATAACACTATGAAAACAAAGAAAAATAATAAAAAACCTAAGAACAAGAAATACACCTTTATTGACCTATTTGCTGGTATTGGCGGTTTTCATTTCGCATTTCATAATGTTGGTGCTGATTGTGTCTTTGCATCAGAATGGGACGAACCAGCAAGAAAAACATACCAAGCAAACTTTGAAAAAGTTAGCCCTAAACTGTTTTCATCAGGAAACTTTGTTGGAGATATTACAAAAATAGACAAAAAATCAATTCCTGATTTTGATATTTTAACTGGTGGGTTTCCCTGCCAACCATTTAGCCAAGCTGGTTTCAAAAGGGGGTTTGAAGATACACGGGGCACATTGTTTTACGACATAGCTGAAATTATACGTGTTAAAAAACCAAAGGCATTTTTTATTGAAAATGTTAAACACCTTTATGCTCACGATAATGGAAAAACGTTTGAAACTATAAAGAAAATTATAACGGAAGAGCTCGGCTATTCTTTCTATCACAATATCGTAAAAGCATCAGAGCACGGGCTACCTCAAAATCGTCCTCGTTTATTTATGATTGGTTTTAGGGACAAAAAAATACCTTTTGAATTTCCTAAAAAAAGACCGCTTGCTTTTAATATGTCTGATGTATTTGGTGGTGCAAAGGTAAACAGAGAAATTGGATTTACTCTAAGGGTTGGTGGTAAAGGTTCAAAAATTACAGATAGAAGAAACTGGGATAGTTATTTAGTAAATGGGAAAGTGAGAAGAATTACTCCAAAAGAGGGGAAAAAAATGCAGGGCTTCCCTGATGATTTTATGTTTCCTGTTTCAGATAGCCAAGCTATGAAGCAATTGGGCAACAGCGTTGCTATTTATGCAATACAAGATTATGCAAAAAAAGTTATTGAAGCACTAAAAAAACACTATGAATAATAAAAAACAAACAACAGGAAATGTTGGCGAATGGAGCGAACTATATGCTTTAGCTTTCCTTTTAGCAAACGGTGGTGTTTATGGTGCTGATAAAAACCAAAATAGAAAAGAGGATTTATTTTATAAAGTTTTGAAAATAATTTTTGCAGAAAAAATAGGTAAAGAAAAAATGACCTATGAAATCAACGATAAAGTTATTGATATTTTTACTGGCACGAAAAAACTAACCTCAATAAAGGTTCAAAAAATACAAAGTATTTTGAAAAAAATGTTTGAAAGCTTATCAGCAAAAAATGAGGGACGAGCTTTCCCTCTAGTAGCTGGTTCTGAAATGATGCAAGTTTTACAAAAAGAAATTATAAAAGCATCTAGCTATAACAAAAAGGATTTAGACTTAGTAGTCTTTGATGTAAAAACCAAACGACCAAGCCCCGAGATTGGCTTTAGTATAAAATCACAACTTGGTAGCCCCTCAACTCTGATAAACGCATCAAAAGCAACAAACTTCACTTTTGAGGTTCTTGATGCAAATATGAAAATTCCGAAAGATTTACCTAAACTACACGACAAAAACGTAAAAGATAATATAAACTTATTGATAAATTCTGGTTTCAACATTGTATTTAATAAAGTTGACAGCAATACATTTCAAAATAATCTTTCCCTGATTGATAGCAATTTACCAGCTTATATTGCAAAAATACTTTTATCTTATTATTCAAAAGATGCAAATAATCTTTCTCCATTAGTTAATCTCAACTTTCCTACTACTGATAAACAGAGCAAACAGCCAACT
This region includes:
- a CDS encoding DNA cytosine methyltransferase, whose product is MKTKKNNKKPKNKKYTFIDLFAGIGGFHFAFHNVGADCVFASEWDEPARKTYQANFEKVSPKLFSSGNFVGDITKIDKKSIPDFDILTGGFPCQPFSQAGFKRGFEDTRGTLFYDIAEIIRVKKPKAFFIENVKHLYAHDNGKTFETIKKIITEELGYSFYHNIVKASEHGLPQNRPRLFMIGFRDKKIPFEFPKKRPLAFNMSDVFGGAKVNREIGFTLRVGGKGSKITDRRNWDSYLVNGKVRRITPKEGKKMQGFPDDFMFPVSDSQAMKQLGNSVAIYAIQDYAKKVIEALKKHYE
- a CDS encoding HpaII family restriction endonuclease — translated: MNNKKQTTGNVGEWSELYALAFLLANGGVYGADKNQNRKEDLFYKVLKIIFAEKIGKEKMTYEINDKVIDIFTGTKKLTSIKVQKIQSILKKMFESLSAKNEGRAFPLVAGSEMMQVLQKEIIKASSYNKKDLDLVVFDVKTKRPSPEIGFSIKSQLGSPSTLINASKATNFTFEVLDANMKIPKDLPKLHDKNVKDNINLLINSGFNIVFNKVDSNTFQNNLSLIDSNLPAYIAKILLSYYSKDANNLSPLVNLNFPTTDKQSKQPTHKIKEFLSIMALGMMPNTDWNGILTSLGGFLLVKKDGDVLCYYLYNLEDFQEYLLNNTKLDTPSTTRYGIGKIIEENGRFFIKLNLQVRFIK
- a CDS encoding helix-turn-helix domain-containing protein; its protein translation is MTEKKEFYLVEELAKKIRVSNMTIYRYIKAGKILAYKIGKEFRIDENEFTNFLKKVSTK